A window from Calliopsis andreniformis isolate RMS-2024a chromosome 7, iyCalAndr_principal, whole genome shotgun sequence encodes these proteins:
- the LOC143181926 gene encoding uncharacterized protein LOC143181926 isoform X5, giving the protein MVYYERINTHAATSFYYYDYCGVKDISKELILDPKVPITKINLSKGFAFSNMRSATEFEEARSRFFAEQELRDDYMEMREGLDLGYNLNPTTLVAVLGNPWFTNRYVYWCLSALLLSWPLRVIIEYKTQYADYQITKLFGINYDTPSGSEPIHASMSQQTISQPGSYMLAPSYSEALLMDPAPDHRAVESQDLSITEMVPSYSEALLYQRADPNCTIQEDSDHRYDLAPRECSCPCHAAVETRTLEEGPRREEDGQMEDVIRQPLMGSAVEVTSSSCTYISQTEAGRCGSCGKYLVQARLENECSRAEPGTSSEVTHSVRRDRRIPRDMSEPNLRRSDMVEVDTRFLRLNGQSLKNILENDQEEEFSSDERILETGQGTFDAPGPQGRFRFSLSSLDEAVSRTRGTIDVSRGAIPKRTPGRSRVIANPMSNETCTLPNSKTYFCLKSILKQNRRRYTLITARELQNLSNREEEVEESRGKTRASYHEGCSGTLSTGKFNFFSRSRESLDSVLSRRKKPLLESLLDEKSEDPVGQKRENNRTLIFASPIQEVCPGDPFGGKNVIRTRQEVDSTPTEESPSHTVLSQLGRSLTCDRKSRRRFQDSRRQRCSETSHPSSFSCPPARQHPYPYAFSASTDAVDVANTSKGQSSLVYQHGTSFPPYEGSGSRKPSKHGVDHPVTNQGHVEITSQPSVKKELTRSMTERRAKPVRIDANLRRSFTGRVEDYRRENGKWTNLNMETSL; this is encoded by the exons ATG GTCTACTACGAAAGAATCAACACCCACGCTGCGACCTCTTTCTACTACTACGATTACTGCGGCGTGAAGGACATCAGCAAGGAGCTGATCTTGGACCCAAAAGTACCCATCACGAAGATCAACCTGAGCAAAGGGTTCGCCTTCTCGAACATGAGGTCAGCGACGGAGTTCGAGGAGGCCAGGTCGCGGTTCTTCGCTGAGCAA GAGTTAAGGGACGACTACATGGAGATGCGGGAGGGTCTGGATCTGGGGTACAACCTGAACCCCACGACTCTGGTGGCTGTCCTTGGGAACCCCTGGTTCACGAATCGCTatgtgtattggtgtttgagcgcCCTGCTGCTCAGTTGGCCCCTCAGGGTGATCATAGAGTACAAAACGCAGTATGCAGACTATCAA ATCACCAAGCTGTTTGGCATTAACTATGACACCCCAAGTGGCAGCGAGCCGATACACGCGTCCATGAGCCAGCAAACCATCAGCCAACCAGGCTCCTATATGCTGGCACCGAGCTATAGCGAAGCTCTGCTGATGGATCCAGCACCAGATCACAGAGCAGTCGAGTCTCAGGACCTGTCCATCACAGAGATGGTGCCAAGTTACTCAGAAGCCTTGCTGTACCAGCGAGCTGACCCCAACTGCACGATACAAGAGGACTCTGACCATCGCTATGACCTAGCACCACGAGAGTGTTCTTGCCCATGTCACGCTGCTGTCGAGACAAGGACGTTGGAAGAAGGACCTAGGCGGGAAGAGGATGGACAGATGGAGGATGTGATTAGACAACCGCTAATGGGGTCAGCAGTCGAGGTTACTTCCTCCTCCTGCACGTACATTAGCCAAACAGAGGCTGGgaggtgtggaagttgtgggaaGTACCTAGTCCAGGCTCGGTTAGAGAACGAGTGTAGTAGAGCAGAGCCTGGGACCAGTTCAGAGGTCACACACAGTGTCAGGAGGGACAGGCGTATACCTAGGGACATGTCTGAGCCAAATTTGAGGAGATCAGACATGGTGGAGGTTGACACTAGGTTCCTGAGGCTGAATGGACAGAGTTTGAAGAATATTCTGGAGAATGATCAAGAGGAAGAGTTCAGCAGCGATGAGAGGATACTAGAAACGGGGCAGGGCACGTTTGATGCCCCTGGACCACAGGGGAGGTTCAGGTTTTCCTTGTCCTCGTTAGACGAAGCGGTTTCTAGGACCAGGGGAACTATAGACGTGAGTAGAGGCGCGATACCGAAGAGGACACCTGGACGAAGTAGGGTAATTGCCAATCCCATGTCGAATGAGACTTGCACGTTGCCAAACTCGAAGACCTACTTCTGTCTGAAGTCGATCCTCAAGCAGAACAGGCGAAGGTACACGCTGATCACCGCAAGGGAGCTGCAGAATCTATCTAATAGAGAAGAGGAAGTTGAAGAGAGTCGTGGGAAGACCAGAGCGTCCTACCATGAAGGCTGCTCTGGGACATTATCAACAGGGAAGTTCAATTTCTTCTCTCGTTCTAGGGAAAGCTTAGATAGTGTGCTGAGTAGAAGAAAAAAACCTCTGTTAGAGAGCCTCCTAGATGAGAAGAGTGAGGATCCTGTTGGCCAAAAACGGGAAAACAACAG GACCCTAATCTTCGCGAGTCCCATCCAAGAAGTCTGCCCTGGGGACCCCTTTGGCGGGAAAAACGTAATTCGAACCAGGCAGGAAGTGGATTCCACCCCCACGGAGGAGTCACCTAGTCACACAGTGCTCAGTCAACTAGGGAGGTCCTTGACCTGCGACAGGAAATCCCGACGCAGGTTCCAGGACTCCCGCAGGCAGCGCTGCTCTGAGACTTCCCATCCCTCCTCCTTCTCCTGCCCCCCTGCTCGTCAGCACCCCTACCCTTACGCATTTTCCGCCTCTACAGACGCTGTGGACGTAGCTAACACCAGCAAAGGTCAGTCGTCGCTCGTGTACCAACACGGCACGTCTTTTCCCCCCTACGAAGGCTCGGGGAGCCGGAAGCCCAGCAAACATGGCGTCGATCATCCAGTTACCAACCAAGGTCACGTCGAGATCACTTCCCAACCGTCGGTAAAGAAGGAACTGACTCGTTCCATGACCGAGAGACGAGCCAAACCAGTGAGAATCGACGCCAATCTGCGTCGAAGCTTCACGGGCAGAGTGGAGGACTACAGAAGAGAGAATGGGAAATGGACGAACCTGAACATGGAGACGTCGTTGTAA
- the LOC143181926 gene encoding uncharacterized protein LOC143181926 isoform X3, with product MNRENEEQRPVSQTLCGALQKEPNCKCLVLSVLIYGCLAAVTWCRCANVTKVAFMGMLYLVYLVECYHSPIRIDLLHAESQDSVLSKISQLKCAQPTIWWKAVSYHYVRRKRQITRYRNGDNYTTTQVYYERINTHAATSFYYYDYCGVKDISKELILDPKVPITKINLSKGFAFSNMRSATEFEEARSRFFAEQELRDDYMEMREGLDLGYNLNPTTLVAVLGNPWFTNRYVYWCLSALLLSWPLRVIIEYKTQYADYQITKLFGINYDTPSGSEPIHASMSQQTISQPGSYMLAPSYSEALLMDPAPDHRAVESQDLSITEMVPSYSEALLYQRADPNCTIQEDSDHRYDLAPRECSCPCHAAVETRTLEEGPRREEDGQMEDVIRQPLMGSAVEVTSSSCTYISQTEAGRCGSCGKYLVQARLENECSRAEPGTSSEVTHSVRRDRRIPRDMSEPNLRRSDMVEVDTRFLRLNGQSLKNILENDQEEEFSSDERILETGQGTFDAPGPQGRFRFSLSSLDEAVSRTRGTIDVSRGAIPKRTPGRSRVIANPMSNETCTLPNSKTYFCLKSILKQNRRRYTLITARELQNLSNREEEVEESRGKTRASYHEGCSGTLSTGKFNFFSRSRESLDSVLSRRKKPLLESLLDEKSEDPVGQKRENNRTLIFASPIQEVCPGDPFGGKNVIRTRQEVDSTPTEESPSHTVLSQLGRSLTCDRKSRRRFQDSRRQRCSETSHPSSFSCPPARQHPYPYAFSASTDAVDVANTSKGQSSLVYQHGTSFPPYEGSGSRKPSKHGVDHPVTNQGHVEITSQPSVKKELTRSMTERRAKPVRIDANLRRSFTGRVEDYRRENGKWTNLNMETSL from the exons ATGAATCGAGAAAACGAAGAA CAGCGACCAGTCTCGCAGACCCTTTGTGGGGCATTGCAAAAGGAGCCGAACTGCAAGTGTCTGGTGCTTTCGGTGCTGATCTACGGTTGCCTTGCCGCAGTGACCTGGTGTAGATGCGCGAATGTCACCAAG GTGGCCTTTATGGGAATGCTCTACCTGGTCTACCTGGTCGAGTGTTACCACTCGCCAATCAGGATCGACCTATTGCACGCGGAGAGCCAGGACAGTGTACTGTCGAAGATCTCCCAGCTGAAGTGCGCGCAGCCGACCATTTGGTGGAAGGCTGTCTCCTACCACTACGTGCGCAGGAAACGCCAAATTACCCGGTACAGAAACGGAGACAATTACACTACGACGCAG GTCTACTACGAAAGAATCAACACCCACGCTGCGACCTCTTTCTACTACTACGATTACTGCGGCGTGAAGGACATCAGCAAGGAGCTGATCTTGGACCCAAAAGTACCCATCACGAAGATCAACCTGAGCAAAGGGTTCGCCTTCTCGAACATGAGGTCAGCGACGGAGTTCGAGGAGGCCAGGTCGCGGTTCTTCGCTGAGCAA GAGTTAAGGGACGACTACATGGAGATGCGGGAGGGTCTGGATCTGGGGTACAACCTGAACCCCACGACTCTGGTGGCTGTCCTTGGGAACCCCTGGTTCACGAATCGCTatgtgtattggtgtttgagcgcCCTGCTGCTCAGTTGGCCCCTCAGGGTGATCATAGAGTACAAAACGCAGTATGCAGACTATCAA ATCACCAAGCTGTTTGGCATTAACTATGACACCCCAAGTGGCAGCGAGCCGATACACGCGTCCATGAGCCAGCAAACCATCAGCCAACCAGGCTCCTATATGCTGGCACCGAGCTATAGCGAAGCTCTGCTGATGGATCCAGCACCAGATCACAGAGCAGTCGAGTCTCAGGACCTGTCCATCACAGAGATGGTGCCAAGTTACTCAGAAGCCTTGCTGTACCAGCGAGCTGACCCCAACTGCACGATACAAGAGGACTCTGACCATCGCTATGACCTAGCACCACGAGAGTGTTCTTGCCCATGTCACGCTGCTGTCGAGACAAGGACGTTGGAAGAAGGACCTAGGCGGGAAGAGGATGGACAGATGGAGGATGTGATTAGACAACCGCTAATGGGGTCAGCAGTCGAGGTTACTTCCTCCTCCTGCACGTACATTAGCCAAACAGAGGCTGGgaggtgtggaagttgtgggaaGTACCTAGTCCAGGCTCGGTTAGAGAACGAGTGTAGTAGAGCAGAGCCTGGGACCAGTTCAGAGGTCACACACAGTGTCAGGAGGGACAGGCGTATACCTAGGGACATGTCTGAGCCAAATTTGAGGAGATCAGACATGGTGGAGGTTGACACTAGGTTCCTGAGGCTGAATGGACAGAGTTTGAAGAATATTCTGGAGAATGATCAAGAGGAAGAGTTCAGCAGCGATGAGAGGATACTAGAAACGGGGCAGGGCACGTTTGATGCCCCTGGACCACAGGGGAGGTTCAGGTTTTCCTTGTCCTCGTTAGACGAAGCGGTTTCTAGGACCAGGGGAACTATAGACGTGAGTAGAGGCGCGATACCGAAGAGGACACCTGGACGAAGTAGGGTAATTGCCAATCCCATGTCGAATGAGACTTGCACGTTGCCAAACTCGAAGACCTACTTCTGTCTGAAGTCGATCCTCAAGCAGAACAGGCGAAGGTACACGCTGATCACCGCAAGGGAGCTGCAGAATCTATCTAATAGAGAAGAGGAAGTTGAAGAGAGTCGTGGGAAGACCAGAGCGTCCTACCATGAAGGCTGCTCTGGGACATTATCAACAGGGAAGTTCAATTTCTTCTCTCGTTCTAGGGAAAGCTTAGATAGTGTGCTGAGTAGAAGAAAAAAACCTCTGTTAGAGAGCCTCCTAGATGAGAAGAGTGAGGATCCTGTTGGCCAAAAACGGGAAAACAACAG GACCCTAATCTTCGCGAGTCCCATCCAAGAAGTCTGCCCTGGGGACCCCTTTGGCGGGAAAAACGTAATTCGAACCAGGCAGGAAGTGGATTCCACCCCCACGGAGGAGTCACCTAGTCACACAGTGCTCAGTCAACTAGGGAGGTCCTTGACCTGCGACAGGAAATCCCGACGCAGGTTCCAGGACTCCCGCAGGCAGCGCTGCTCTGAGACTTCCCATCCCTCCTCCTTCTCCTGCCCCCCTGCTCGTCAGCACCCCTACCCTTACGCATTTTCCGCCTCTACAGACGCTGTGGACGTAGCTAACACCAGCAAAGGTCAGTCGTCGCTCGTGTACCAACACGGCACGTCTTTTCCCCCCTACGAAGGCTCGGGGAGCCGGAAGCCCAGCAAACATGGCGTCGATCATCCAGTTACCAACCAAGGTCACGTCGAGATCACTTCCCAACCGTCGGTAAAGAAGGAACTGACTCGTTCCATGACCGAGAGACGAGCCAAACCAGTGAGAATCGACGCCAATCTGCGTCGAAGCTTCACGGGCAGAGTGGAGGACTACAGAAGAGAGAATGGGAAATGGACGAACCTGAACATGGAGACGTCGTTGTAA
- the LOC143181926 gene encoding uncharacterized protein LOC143181926 isoform X1 — translation MNRENEEQRPVSQTLCGALQKEPNCKCLVLSVLIYGCLAAVTWCRCANVTKVVINFSRYPIKSTRHVSPCDDGYIYIPVAFMGMLYLVYLVECYHSPIRIDLLHAESQDSVLSKISQLKCAQPTIWWKAVSYHYVRRKRQITRYRNGDNYTTTQVYYERINTHAATSFYYYDYCGVKDISKELILDPKVPITKINLSKGFAFSNMRSATEFEEARSRFFAEQELRDDYMEMREGLDLGYNLNPTTLVAVLGNPWFTNRYVYWCLSALLLSWPLRVIIEYKTQYADYQITKLFGINYDTPSGSEPIHASMSQQTISQPGSYMLAPSYSEALLMDPAPDHRAVESQDLSITEMVPSYSEALLYQRADPNCTIQEDSDHRYDLAPRECSCPCHAAVETRTLEEGPRREEDGQMEDVIRQPLMGSAVEVTSSSCTYISQTEAGRCGSCGKYLVQARLENECSRAEPGTSSEVTHSVRRDRRIPRDMSEPNLRRSDMVEVDTRFLRLNGQSLKNILENDQEEEFSSDERILETGQGTFDAPGPQGRFRFSLSSLDEAVSRTRGTIDVSRGAIPKRTPGRSRVIANPMSNETCTLPNSKTYFCLKSILKQNRRRYTLITARELQNLSNREEEVEESRGKTRASYHEGCSGTLSTGKFNFFSRSRESLDSVLSRRKKPLLESLLDEKSEDPVGQKRENNRTLIFASPIQEVCPGDPFGGKNVIRTRQEVDSTPTEESPSHTVLSQLGRSLTCDRKSRRRFQDSRRQRCSETSHPSSFSCPPARQHPYPYAFSASTDAVDVANTSKGQSSLVYQHGTSFPPYEGSGSRKPSKHGVDHPVTNQGHVEITSQPSVKKELTRSMTERRAKPVRIDANLRRSFTGRVEDYRRENGKWTNLNMETSL, via the exons ATGAATCGAGAAAACGAAGAA CAGCGACCAGTCTCGCAGACCCTTTGTGGGGCATTGCAAAAGGAGCCGAACTGCAAGTGTCTGGTGCTTTCGGTGCTGATCTACGGTTGCCTTGCCGCAGTGACCTGGTGTAGATGCGCGAATGTCACCAAG GTCGTAATCAACTTCTCGAGGTACCCAATTAAGAGCACGAGGCACGTGTCACCCTGCGACGATGGGTACATTTACATTCCC GTGGCCTTTATGGGAATGCTCTACCTGGTCTACCTGGTCGAGTGTTACCACTCGCCAATCAGGATCGACCTATTGCACGCGGAGAGCCAGGACAGTGTACTGTCGAAGATCTCCCAGCTGAAGTGCGCGCAGCCGACCATTTGGTGGAAGGCTGTCTCCTACCACTACGTGCGCAGGAAACGCCAAATTACCCGGTACAGAAACGGAGACAATTACACTACGACGCAG GTCTACTACGAAAGAATCAACACCCACGCTGCGACCTCTTTCTACTACTACGATTACTGCGGCGTGAAGGACATCAGCAAGGAGCTGATCTTGGACCCAAAAGTACCCATCACGAAGATCAACCTGAGCAAAGGGTTCGCCTTCTCGAACATGAGGTCAGCGACGGAGTTCGAGGAGGCCAGGTCGCGGTTCTTCGCTGAGCAA GAGTTAAGGGACGACTACATGGAGATGCGGGAGGGTCTGGATCTGGGGTACAACCTGAACCCCACGACTCTGGTGGCTGTCCTTGGGAACCCCTGGTTCACGAATCGCTatgtgtattggtgtttgagcgcCCTGCTGCTCAGTTGGCCCCTCAGGGTGATCATAGAGTACAAAACGCAGTATGCAGACTATCAA ATCACCAAGCTGTTTGGCATTAACTATGACACCCCAAGTGGCAGCGAGCCGATACACGCGTCCATGAGCCAGCAAACCATCAGCCAACCAGGCTCCTATATGCTGGCACCGAGCTATAGCGAAGCTCTGCTGATGGATCCAGCACCAGATCACAGAGCAGTCGAGTCTCAGGACCTGTCCATCACAGAGATGGTGCCAAGTTACTCAGAAGCCTTGCTGTACCAGCGAGCTGACCCCAACTGCACGATACAAGAGGACTCTGACCATCGCTATGACCTAGCACCACGAGAGTGTTCTTGCCCATGTCACGCTGCTGTCGAGACAAGGACGTTGGAAGAAGGACCTAGGCGGGAAGAGGATGGACAGATGGAGGATGTGATTAGACAACCGCTAATGGGGTCAGCAGTCGAGGTTACTTCCTCCTCCTGCACGTACATTAGCCAAACAGAGGCTGGgaggtgtggaagttgtgggaaGTACCTAGTCCAGGCTCGGTTAGAGAACGAGTGTAGTAGAGCAGAGCCTGGGACCAGTTCAGAGGTCACACACAGTGTCAGGAGGGACAGGCGTATACCTAGGGACATGTCTGAGCCAAATTTGAGGAGATCAGACATGGTGGAGGTTGACACTAGGTTCCTGAGGCTGAATGGACAGAGTTTGAAGAATATTCTGGAGAATGATCAAGAGGAAGAGTTCAGCAGCGATGAGAGGATACTAGAAACGGGGCAGGGCACGTTTGATGCCCCTGGACCACAGGGGAGGTTCAGGTTTTCCTTGTCCTCGTTAGACGAAGCGGTTTCTAGGACCAGGGGAACTATAGACGTGAGTAGAGGCGCGATACCGAAGAGGACACCTGGACGAAGTAGGGTAATTGCCAATCCCATGTCGAATGAGACTTGCACGTTGCCAAACTCGAAGACCTACTTCTGTCTGAAGTCGATCCTCAAGCAGAACAGGCGAAGGTACACGCTGATCACCGCAAGGGAGCTGCAGAATCTATCTAATAGAGAAGAGGAAGTTGAAGAGAGTCGTGGGAAGACCAGAGCGTCCTACCATGAAGGCTGCTCTGGGACATTATCAACAGGGAAGTTCAATTTCTTCTCTCGTTCTAGGGAAAGCTTAGATAGTGTGCTGAGTAGAAGAAAAAAACCTCTGTTAGAGAGCCTCCTAGATGAGAAGAGTGAGGATCCTGTTGGCCAAAAACGGGAAAACAACAG GACCCTAATCTTCGCGAGTCCCATCCAAGAAGTCTGCCCTGGGGACCCCTTTGGCGGGAAAAACGTAATTCGAACCAGGCAGGAAGTGGATTCCACCCCCACGGAGGAGTCACCTAGTCACACAGTGCTCAGTCAACTAGGGAGGTCCTTGACCTGCGACAGGAAATCCCGACGCAGGTTCCAGGACTCCCGCAGGCAGCGCTGCTCTGAGACTTCCCATCCCTCCTCCTTCTCCTGCCCCCCTGCTCGTCAGCACCCCTACCCTTACGCATTTTCCGCCTCTACAGACGCTGTGGACGTAGCTAACACCAGCAAAGGTCAGTCGTCGCTCGTGTACCAACACGGCACGTCTTTTCCCCCCTACGAAGGCTCGGGGAGCCGGAAGCCCAGCAAACATGGCGTCGATCATCCAGTTACCAACCAAGGTCACGTCGAGATCACTTCCCAACCGTCGGTAAAGAAGGAACTGACTCGTTCCATGACCGAGAGACGAGCCAAACCAGTGAGAATCGACGCCAATCTGCGTCGAAGCTTCACGGGCAGAGTGGAGGACTACAGAAGAGAGAATGGGAAATGGACGAACCTGAACATGGAGACGTCGTTGTAA
- the LOC143181926 gene encoding uncharacterized protein LOC143181926 isoform X2, with protein MNRENEEQRPVSQTLCGALQKEPNCKCLVLSVLIYGCLAAVTWCRCANVTKVVINFSRYPIKSTRHVSPCDDGYIYIPVAFMGMLYLVYLVECYHSPIRIDLLHAESQDSVLSKISQLKCAQPTIWWKAVSYHYVRRKRQITRYRNGDNYTTTQVYYERINTHAATSFYYYDYCGVKDISKELILDPKVPITKINLSKGFAFSNMRSATEFEEARSRFFAEQLRDDYMEMREGLDLGYNLNPTTLVAVLGNPWFTNRYVYWCLSALLLSWPLRVIIEYKTQYADYQITKLFGINYDTPSGSEPIHASMSQQTISQPGSYMLAPSYSEALLMDPAPDHRAVESQDLSITEMVPSYSEALLYQRADPNCTIQEDSDHRYDLAPRECSCPCHAAVETRTLEEGPRREEDGQMEDVIRQPLMGSAVEVTSSSCTYISQTEAGRCGSCGKYLVQARLENECSRAEPGTSSEVTHSVRRDRRIPRDMSEPNLRRSDMVEVDTRFLRLNGQSLKNILENDQEEEFSSDERILETGQGTFDAPGPQGRFRFSLSSLDEAVSRTRGTIDVSRGAIPKRTPGRSRVIANPMSNETCTLPNSKTYFCLKSILKQNRRRYTLITARELQNLSNREEEVEESRGKTRASYHEGCSGTLSTGKFNFFSRSRESLDSVLSRRKKPLLESLLDEKSEDPVGQKRENNRTLIFASPIQEVCPGDPFGGKNVIRTRQEVDSTPTEESPSHTVLSQLGRSLTCDRKSRRRFQDSRRQRCSETSHPSSFSCPPARQHPYPYAFSASTDAVDVANTSKGQSSLVYQHGTSFPPYEGSGSRKPSKHGVDHPVTNQGHVEITSQPSVKKELTRSMTERRAKPVRIDANLRRSFTGRVEDYRRENGKWTNLNMETSL; from the exons ATGAATCGAGAAAACGAAGAA CAGCGACCAGTCTCGCAGACCCTTTGTGGGGCATTGCAAAAGGAGCCGAACTGCAAGTGTCTGGTGCTTTCGGTGCTGATCTACGGTTGCCTTGCCGCAGTGACCTGGTGTAGATGCGCGAATGTCACCAAG GTCGTAATCAACTTCTCGAGGTACCCAATTAAGAGCACGAGGCACGTGTCACCCTGCGACGATGGGTACATTTACATTCCC GTGGCCTTTATGGGAATGCTCTACCTGGTCTACCTGGTCGAGTGTTACCACTCGCCAATCAGGATCGACCTATTGCACGCGGAGAGCCAGGACAGTGTACTGTCGAAGATCTCCCAGCTGAAGTGCGCGCAGCCGACCATTTGGTGGAAGGCTGTCTCCTACCACTACGTGCGCAGGAAACGCCAAATTACCCGGTACAGAAACGGAGACAATTACACTACGACGCAG GTCTACTACGAAAGAATCAACACCCACGCTGCGACCTCTTTCTACTACTACGATTACTGCGGCGTGAAGGACATCAGCAAGGAGCTGATCTTGGACCCAAAAGTACCCATCACGAAGATCAACCTGAGCAAAGGGTTCGCCTTCTCGAACATGAGGTCAGCGACGGAGTTCGAGGAGGCCAGGTCGCGGTTCTTCGCTGAGCAA TTAAGGGACGACTACATGGAGATGCGGGAGGGTCTGGATCTGGGGTACAACCTGAACCCCACGACTCTGGTGGCTGTCCTTGGGAACCCCTGGTTCACGAATCGCTatgtgtattggtgtttgagcgcCCTGCTGCTCAGTTGGCCCCTCAGGGTGATCATAGAGTACAAAACGCAGTATGCAGACTATCAA ATCACCAAGCTGTTTGGCATTAACTATGACACCCCAAGTGGCAGCGAGCCGATACACGCGTCCATGAGCCAGCAAACCATCAGCCAACCAGGCTCCTATATGCTGGCACCGAGCTATAGCGAAGCTCTGCTGATGGATCCAGCACCAGATCACAGAGCAGTCGAGTCTCAGGACCTGTCCATCACAGAGATGGTGCCAAGTTACTCAGAAGCCTTGCTGTACCAGCGAGCTGACCCCAACTGCACGATACAAGAGGACTCTGACCATCGCTATGACCTAGCACCACGAGAGTGTTCTTGCCCATGTCACGCTGCTGTCGAGACAAGGACGTTGGAAGAAGGACCTAGGCGGGAAGAGGATGGACAGATGGAGGATGTGATTAGACAACCGCTAATGGGGTCAGCAGTCGAGGTTACTTCCTCCTCCTGCACGTACATTAGCCAAACAGAGGCTGGgaggtgtggaagttgtgggaaGTACCTAGTCCAGGCTCGGTTAGAGAACGAGTGTAGTAGAGCAGAGCCTGGGACCAGTTCAGAGGTCACACACAGTGTCAGGAGGGACAGGCGTATACCTAGGGACATGTCTGAGCCAAATTTGAGGAGATCAGACATGGTGGAGGTTGACACTAGGTTCCTGAGGCTGAATGGACAGAGTTTGAAGAATATTCTGGAGAATGATCAAGAGGAAGAGTTCAGCAGCGATGAGAGGATACTAGAAACGGGGCAGGGCACGTTTGATGCCCCTGGACCACAGGGGAGGTTCAGGTTTTCCTTGTCCTCGTTAGACGAAGCGGTTTCTAGGACCAGGGGAACTATAGACGTGAGTAGAGGCGCGATACCGAAGAGGACACCTGGACGAAGTAGGGTAATTGCCAATCCCATGTCGAATGAGACTTGCACGTTGCCAAACTCGAAGACCTACTTCTGTCTGAAGTCGATCCTCAAGCAGAACAGGCGAAGGTACACGCTGATCACCGCAAGGGAGCTGCAGAATCTATCTAATAGAGAAGAGGAAGTTGAAGAGAGTCGTGGGAAGACCAGAGCGTCCTACCATGAAGGCTGCTCTGGGACATTATCAACAGGGAAGTTCAATTTCTTCTCTCGTTCTAGGGAAAGCTTAGATAGTGTGCTGAGTAGAAGAAAAAAACCTCTGTTAGAGAGCCTCCTAGATGAGAAGAGTGAGGATCCTGTTGGCCAAAAACGGGAAAACAACAG GACCCTAATCTTCGCGAGTCCCATCCAAGAAGTCTGCCCTGGGGACCCCTTTGGCGGGAAAAACGTAATTCGAACCAGGCAGGAAGTGGATTCCACCCCCACGGAGGAGTCACCTAGTCACACAGTGCTCAGTCAACTAGGGAGGTCCTTGACCTGCGACAGGAAATCCCGACGCAGGTTCCAGGACTCCCGCAGGCAGCGCTGCTCTGAGACTTCCCATCCCTCCTCCTTCTCCTGCCCCCCTGCTCGTCAGCACCCCTACCCTTACGCATTTTCCGCCTCTACAGACGCTGTGGACGTAGCTAACACCAGCAAAGGTCAGTCGTCGCTCGTGTACCAACACGGCACGTCTTTTCCCCCCTACGAAGGCTCGGGGAGCCGGAAGCCCAGCAAACATGGCGTCGATCATCCAGTTACCAACCAAGGTCACGTCGAGATCACTTCCCAACCGTCGGTAAAGAAGGAACTGACTCGTTCCATGACCGAGAGACGAGCCAAACCAGTGAGAATCGACGCCAATCTGCGTCGAAGCTTCACGGGCAGAGTGGAGGACTACAGAAGAGAGAATGGGAAATGGACGAACCTGAACATGGAGACGTCGTTGTAA